A region of Fimbriimonadaceae bacterium DNA encodes the following proteins:
- a CDS encoding AP-4-A phosphorylase, which translates to MAERLWAPWRLSYIESATPTGGCIFVELPALESDRENLILYRGTTAFVMLNAFPYTNGHLMIAPFRHTADLEELEEAELLEINQLLVRCVRWIGKAYRPQGYNIGVNLGEAAGAGIPDHIHWHIVPRWAGDTNFMTTVGEVRVLPQSLQESYDRLRVIVEDELAGR; encoded by the coding sequence ATGGCGGAGCGGCTATGGGCGCCTTGGAGACTGTCATACATCGAGTCCGCCACGCCGACGGGCGGTTGCATCTTCGTCGAGCTCCCCGCCTTGGAAAGCGATCGTGAGAACCTCATTCTCTACCGGGGCACGACGGCGTTCGTCATGCTCAACGCCTTTCCCTACACCAACGGCCATTTAATGATCGCGCCCTTCCGCCATACTGCCGACCTCGAAGAGCTGGAGGAGGCGGAGCTGCTCGAGATCAACCAGCTCTTGGTGCGATGCGTCCGCTGGATCGGCAAGGCTTATCGGCCGCAGGGCTATAACATCGGCGTGAATCTGGGTGAGGCCGCGGGCGCCGGAATACCGGATCACATTCACTGGCATATCGTGCCGCGATGGGCCGGCGACACGAATTTTATGACAACGGTCGGCGAGGTTCGGGTCTTGCCCCAAAGTTTGCAGGAGAGCTATGACCGCCTTCGAGTGATTGTGGAGGACGAGCTTGCCGGTCGCTGA
- the udg gene encoding Type-4 uracil-DNA glycosylase codes for MPVADRTLVELAQAAQSCSSCELAERRTNVVFGEGNPNAPLVLVGEGPGDTEDKLGRPFVGKAGQLLDRALADNGLDRSHVYICNTVKCRACDWVNGKPVNRPPTEGETAACRQWLIPQLATIAPKVILCVGAPSAKNLIKKDFKITAERGRYFPCELARVAIATLHPAYILRQQGPKSDGGYSLLVADIQRAWETAQKLLEQPMPEPPLVQLELFG; via the coding sequence TTGCCGGTCGCTGATCGCACGCTGGTTGAGCTTGCGCAGGCGGCGCAGTCCTGCAGTTCCTGCGAGCTTGCCGAACGACGGACCAACGTCGTCTTTGGTGAGGGCAATCCCAACGCACCCCTGGTGCTGGTTGGCGAAGGTCCCGGGGATACCGAGGACAAGCTGGGGCGTCCCTTCGTCGGGAAAGCCGGGCAGCTGCTGGATCGGGCGCTCGCCGACAACGGACTCGATCGGAGCCACGTCTACATCTGCAACACGGTCAAGTGCCGTGCCTGCGATTGGGTGAACGGCAAGCCGGTCAACCGGCCCCCCACGGAGGGAGAGACGGCGGCGTGCCGACAGTGGTTGATCCCGCAGCTGGCCACGATCGCGCCCAAAGTGATACTTTGCGTAGGGGCGCCAAGCGCAAAGAACCTCATCAAGAAAGACTTCAAGATCACGGCGGAACGCGGTCGCTATTTCCCCTGCGAGCTAGCCCGGGTGGCGATCGCGACGCTCCACCCAGCCTACATTCTGCGGCAGCAGGGGCCTAAATCCGATGGTGGCTACAGCCTGCTTGTGGCGGACATCCAGCGAGCTTGGGAAACCGCCCAGAAGCTTTTGGAGCAGCCAATGCCGGAGCCGCCGCTGGTTCAGCTCGAGCTTTTCGGCTGA
- the lnt gene encoding Apolipoprotein N-acyltransferase — MHRLRSAGPVVASVLLYWLAFPPVNLLFLVFVALAPWFVFLRTCSGKQAFRSGLLFGLLFWLLQMTWIVPFVGRWTQSIWLGMVPWLLIPTLGIWYFGLLGWLIHRCWAIDKPWLIPVVWIGVEAFRAFIPIFAYPWGILAFPLAEFPILAQLGALGTVYTVSGWCSLGSVVAAMWLGQVPWARIRGYAMVLVVLGVASALRFQQPIVGENLKVTLGQIGVDQAFSDPQSRPQMIRDAADETLRQAERAGAQLLVLPEAVTSAYDDRAVLPFTTRPTIPVLLGAHRRSVGGSHQSAFLYANGQFQHKDKLRLVIFGEFVPFRDHLPFLKAFNLPGTDMTAGTDNAVLKLSDRIRIGTLVCFEALFSEVTDRLVAKGANLLAVISVDDWYMGTVAPNQLRQGTIWRSIESGLPLVRVGSLGYSLATDARGTVTYQLPTFIQASPTVNVWVPEHSDAFAYRWVVPWIGVAGCIGVIIQAIWRRQPKSSS, encoded by the coding sequence ATGCATCGGCTTCGTAGCGCCGGACCCGTTGTCGCCTCAGTGCTGTTGTACTGGTTGGCCTTTCCGCCCGTCAACCTGCTCTTCCTTGTCTTTGTGGCCCTGGCGCCCTGGTTCGTCTTCCTCAGGACATGCTCGGGAAAGCAGGCATTTAGATCAGGGTTGCTGTTCGGGCTGCTCTTTTGGCTCTTGCAGATGACCTGGATCGTCCCGTTCGTCGGGCGATGGACGCAGAGCATTTGGCTTGGCATGGTCCCTTGGCTTCTCATCCCCACGCTGGGTATCTGGTACTTCGGCCTTCTCGGCTGGCTTATCCACCGCTGTTGGGCGATCGACAAGCCGTGGCTCATTCCTGTGGTTTGGATCGGGGTCGAGGCGTTTCGGGCGTTCATCCCCATTTTCGCCTACCCTTGGGGGATCCTCGCGTTTCCGCTTGCCGAGTTTCCGATCCTCGCCCAGCTTGGCGCCCTCGGAACGGTCTACACCGTTTCCGGATGGTGTTCGCTCGGCAGTGTCGTTGCTGCGATGTGGCTCGGACAAGTGCCATGGGCTCGCATCCGCGGTTACGCGATGGTGTTGGTCGTGCTCGGCGTCGCTTCCGCCCTCCGGTTCCAGCAACCGATCGTCGGCGAGAACTTGAAAGTCACGCTCGGCCAGATTGGCGTTGACCAGGCCTTCTCGGATCCGCAGTCCCGGCCCCAGATGATACGCGACGCTGCCGATGAAACCCTGCGACAAGCGGAGCGGGCCGGAGCTCAGCTGCTCGTGCTGCCAGAAGCCGTTACCTCGGCATACGACGACCGAGCGGTCTTGCCGTTTACAACCCGACCGACGATTCCCGTCCTCCTCGGAGCCCATCGACGATCCGTCGGCGGCTCCCACCAATCCGCGTTCTTGTACGCTAACGGGCAATTCCAGCACAAGGACAAGCTCCGGCTGGTGATCTTCGGAGAATTCGTTCCGTTCCGCGACCACCTGCCCTTTCTCAAGGCCTTCAACTTGCCTGGCACCGACATGACCGCGGGAACCGACAACGCCGTCCTAAAGCTGAGCGATCGGATCCGCATCGGCACGCTGGTCTGCTTCGAGGCTCTGTTTTCCGAGGTGACCGACCGGCTCGTCGCCAAGGGCGCCAACCTCCTCGCCGTCATCTCGGTCGACGATTGGTACATGGGAACCGTCGCGCCAAACCAACTGCGCCAAGGCACGATCTGGCGCTCCATCGAATCGGGCCTGCCGCTTGTGCGGGTTGGCAGTCTCGGGTACTCGCTCGCCACCGATGCGAGGGGAACCGTGACCTACCAGCTGCCCACCTTCATTCAGGCTTCCCCAACGGTGAATGTTTGGGTTCCTGAACACTCGGATGCCTTCGCCTATCGCTGGGTGGTCCCATGGATCGGCGTCGCCGGTTGCATCGGCGTGATTATTCAGGCGATCTGGCGACGTCAGCCGAAAAGCTCGAGCTGA